Sequence from the Tripterygium wilfordii isolate XIE 37 chromosome 10, ASM1340144v1, whole genome shotgun sequence genome:
GGTAAGTTTTGACATGTAAATAGGAATTTGGGGACCTTTAAATATTCCATTGAAATTAGTAGAGGAACATTTATAACTTTCATAAATTAATTTCCTAGATGTTGCTTTTCCACCATTTTTCCTCCTCCAATCATTATAAAAGCTCCCTAAAGAAAGTAGAAATCCTAGGTGTCTATAAACAACATTGTCACCATCAATCATATGAGGCTTGAACTTGAATCTTAAAACACAACAAGTATTTTCAACACCcatgatttctttttgtttttgattttttgtttctcgtgttttctaaaatggaTAGGAAACTGGGTTTCCGAagttatttttctgtttttagaAAATGGATAGGAAAACGAGTTTCCaaagttatttttttgtttttagaaaaaaaaaatatatggaaaACAAACATATCAAACGAATTCACCCTAACATTCTAACAGTTGTTTTACTTCATATGCACACAATGACTAGATGCTTAACATTTTACTAACTTTTTTTATAAGGTAACATTTTATTAACTCTATAATCATTCATACATGTCTATATGCCTATAATATTAGGGAATCAATCCTGCCAGTTAACCCACTGAAAATGGGCCAATGAAGCTGACCAAGGGTAGATTCTTTTCTAGTTAGTGTCACCATCTTCACCTATGTGACATCAACATTTAACTACCAACCTCAAATATAATTGGACATCAATCCTCACTATCTTTCTATCTCTATCACTCTCTCTTTATTTAGCCTccctaattattattattgtggaGCAAGAAGTAGATTCTCAAACCCATAATTTTCAAAGACCAAGCATGTTAGCCAACTTTGgctaaaaaaagagagaaggaaaagccCAAGTTTGGTTACACACTCTAACACATTGGATTGGCTACCACTCAACAATTCACACTTTGAGCTTGCAAGCAAACTCTTAGTGGATGAGCAAAAAGAGAGATACCCATCTCtctaaagaaaaagaagcattTGTGGGTTTAATCAAAAAACATGCCCATCAATCGCTATAAAATCAAGGACAACTTGCATGGGTAGAGATTGACAGATTTAGGGCTTTTGTAGGATAGTTTCTTGGTAGAGTAAGATTGAAAAAATTGGCTAGGATTGATGATTAGTGGAGTATAAATTCACATAGAAAGGGAAAAAGGGTAATCTAGTAGGGGATGGAACTTCACAAGATCCTCCTCTCACATGGTGGTCTCCATGAGTGATTCTTTATTTTTGAAGCATCATATTCTTGGTAAAGCTACCTCATGACTATATACATGCCGGCGGCTGGTGGTCCATTCAAGCATCATAAGTGATTCTCTATGTTGAGCATCCAATGGTTTTTTTGTCTTTGCTATCTCAAATTTTGAGATGAACACATattattcatatgaaatcgtgtgcgtctATCCGAGAAGAGATGACGTGGGATCCTTCTATTGGTTAAATATATGAAATTGTGGCTTATTGAAACGTAGACCGATCACTCCTGAAGCAGAGTACTTCTTACCCAAACTCTACATTCCTTTTCAAACAAACATACGAGTCCAGCACCAGCAGGGATCTTCCAAACTCATTggagaatttaaaaaatttcgTTTTTTTGGTTCTTTAAAAAGTTTAGAGAGAGGACAATCCCATTGCGCTttccattaaaaataaaaaacgtcaatcaatcaatcaacaatAACAACACTAtaattgaaaagaagaaaagaaaagaaaatttgtgttGCTTTCTCATGAATTAACTCGGTCTTCTCGCTCTCTTGTCTCTCCTCAATTTCCTTGCAGTGGGGTATGTATGTCTCTGAACCCCACAAATTATCTATGTTGGTTTTTTCACTTTCTGGGTCTGCTTCGTTTCGTTATTTATTAGGCTTTTTTGTGTGTTACTTTATGGCCaatgatttttttcctttgcGTACTTTCAAATAAAGTTTTGATCTTTTGAGGAATAAAACCTAAGATTGTAACTGGGGTTTCTTTGTTTCAACTATCAGTAATGGGGAATGCTAGTGGTAGGAAAAATGAAGAAGGCCCTTCAGAGGTGAAAGATGAAGAGGGCGGTCAGCAGGATATGGAGTTTGTGCGCGACGAAGAGCATACGAGCAATCGTGCGGTGGGTATGTATGCGGAGCCAATCTTTCAATCCTTTCCATATGGTCCCATTGGGTACCAGCTGACATTCAAGGCCACTCCACAGGTCAGTCCAATTTATTCTCTATGTTTTCTGATTTTTTCTATTGAATTTGTTTTAAGCATCAGTTTACCTTTCAGAGAAAAACTAATAAACTCGAGGGAGGGCTTCACTTCTCTGCAAGAATAATCTTGCttgtttgttgatttgttcTATTAGACTGTattatcttttttcttcttccagttAGGTTTCTGTGTTCTGTTTATGTATAAGCATGGATTTGTGACAATTTATTAACTGATCAAGTATGGAGAATTCTTGTACATCGGCATTTGGTTAAATTTATTCGAGTTCTTCAACCGCAGATTACTAATGTTTTTTTAGATTATAAATTCAAAGATTTCCTCCtgggaaattatttttgtaaggAAAACTATGTCAGCCAGTGAAGGTTTTCTTGGGCATCATTAACTTGTGGCACTTTACCATCTTTTCAAGTCATCTCTGCCTTTTCAAATATAAGAACAGAATTTTCGGACATATGAATGTATGATAAGAAAAATTACCTTTGTGTAGCATATAAGCGTAGATAGCTTTTCTTGTTAATAATCATTATGATGTGTAAAGAAGAAAGTGCTTTTCCCATTGGGTGCATATCTATGTCATTTGGGACTGTGAATGCCTGTGAATGACTGTACTTTCGGCCACCCTTTCTAAAAGATTTGGTGTGCAGTTTATAGGTCCAAACATGTATTTGATGATCGATATTTCTTTTGCATATCAATGTACAGGCCCCTATTGTTGGCATTCCAAGAGTTGGTGAAGTAATGCATTTGTCAAATTATACATCATTGCGATATACATCATATTTTAATGATGCTATCGATGAAAAACCGAGTGCAGTGATGATAACATGGAGTTATGGTGGCAACCAAGTATCTGTCACGGGATCTTGGGACAACTGGGAGAGAAGGTGCTATAACTTTTTCATAAAAGTCTTGTCGAGTTTGATGGCTTCACTAGCAAGAACACCATCTAATGTGGAAAACTTTTCTTGTAATCAGGGAGCTCATGTATAGATCAGGCCAAGATTTCGTTATTCTGAAGAAGCTTCCATCAGGTGTTTACCACTACCGCTTCGTTGTGGATGAACAATTTAGGTATGCTCCAGATTTACCATGGGAATGCGATGATTCGGGTGCTGCTTTCAATATTTTGGATGTGCAGgtaattttttgttcttcattttttttttctcctgaaaTATTGTTCCCCCTAGCTGTTTATACCTTATTTGGAAGAATACTTTCTTTAGATTCTATTCACAGTTTTTCCCCATTCGCTTGATGTTAATTGATATGGCAAAAATATTGTCTGCGCGTTATAAGAGCTTCCATCTTTTTGTTATATGGCTTTAAATCAAACTAAATCCTATGATGAACAGGTTTTGCCTGAACTTTAAGAATTTCCATAAAGAATGTTTGTTGTATTGTTATTGGGTTAATTGTTGATTGGCTATGTTGCATCTTCCCTTTGATGAAAATGGGAGTATGTCATATAGTGAAGGTCATGCATCTTGGTCATTATAATACTTAATCTTGACGACAATTGAATGTCAAAactttatcatcatcatccgagcctttatcttaaaagtttggggtcggctacatgagtttGTGACAACATCATAGgaaatccaccacatgtatttgttttctccattcatttttatcatggatcatacattcaccaactcctattaaattcatataattacttataacttcaagccatgtctttttaggtctatcTCGTtgcctcctactctctcctttaaaattctctcattcctcctcactgccgcaccgctatctctacgttggacatgtccataccatcttaatCGATTTTCTCGTAACTTATCTTTAATAGGTGCtacttagatctaataatctcatttcttatcctatctttcctagtgtgaccacacatctaacgaaacattcgcatttatgctacatgcatttttttcgatatgttgtctcttgataGCCCAACACTTGGAACCATACATCATTGCAGGACGAATAGCTGACCTATAGACAAATACTTGATGTACAGTTAAGTGTTTGAATGTACATGTATAGAACGTCGTTGGCATTGCTGTTGTTTAAAAGTTCTAAGGTAAAAAAGATGGAATAGAACTCGGACAGGGGATTTGTAGAAGAGTTAGTTACCAAGGTCAAAGATGAAACAATTCAAGAGAACTCAACTGCTAATCTATTTCAATTTATATGGCCACTGGTAAGAGTTACATAGAACTAGTTGTCTTCCCCAATCTTAGAAGAGACAGAAAATATACCCTTATCATCATCCAATAGAATTCTGTGAGAGCTTCAAGTGTTCAACTAACTGGATCAAATTTggaaagttttttctttttgaagtaCCCTAATTCTGCTGATTGTCTCCCTCTTTTGCACATTGCTGCAGAATTCACATACCAATGCTACTGCCTTTTACTGTCTTTTCATCCAGGAAGAAGAACATTGCTATATATCTATTGTTCTATCCCAGTATGTCAATTGCAACCATTGTGTTTCCATGTTTTAATTTCATGAGGAATCATCCAATACATTTTTGCTAAATTGATCATTTGTTCATCAGATTGAGCCTATCATATAAGTGTGCTATGTGAGTTCACTCAGTTGAACATTTTCATTGTGTTTTTATAGGACACTGTTCCAGATGCTCCAGAGAATCTATCCGAGTTTAAATCTCCCCCTTCTCCAGAATCAAGTTATGACAACGAATCCTTAAATGAGGACTTCAGTAAGGCTCCGCCGGAAATGCCTCCGCAGCTGCTAAAAGCACCAATAATCGAGCCATCGACGACTATGGTCAGTCATCAGTCTCTGCCAAGACCTAACCATGCAGTACTGAATCATCTCTACGTTGGAAACAATCAAGATAATCAGCCTGTAGCTTTCACCTCAACTCATCGCTTCCGCAACAAATATGTGACTGTAGTTCTATACAAACCTCCTCTGTTCAGATGACTAGCTATATTTTCTTTACATTATTTGCTGCAATAGTACTGGTTTTGCTTGCATAGGGAAGTAGATTTCGTATATATAGCCTGAGGCTTGAGCAATATCAATTAACTCTGATAATACCCTGAAGTGTAGATTGATCTGTTGTTGCTATCTTATAATTTCAAAGAGAATCCTTGGATTGATTTGATATCTTGCTTGGACTCTACTTTCTGCGTTTGAGTGAGTAACTCCTTGCAAGTTTCAAAGAGGGCATTATTTTCTGCATGGATTTCAGCTCGGTCTCAACTATCGTCAGCGTGCGGCGTCCTGGATTCAGACCGAGTTTAGAACTGGCCTAGCTGTCCAGTAAACATTTTGGGTTGGAGAattctcagttaaaaaaaacGAGTCTGCATTGAGGAGGGTTGAGAAGCGTTTCAATATAAATTTAGTTCGTAATAAGGTAGCCTTGTGGCATTGCAAAATTTCATCTATAAAAAGACCCTTGACTTCTTTAGCACCCTTTAACAGTCCACAATTATTGAAGAATTTGGTTGTAATACATCATTCATCAACACATGTGCTGTGGAAGTAGAGCATTGCATGGCCAAAGCAGAGCAAGTTTTATTGATAAAATCTCCGTACATCTCGTCTGTCCCGACCCCGCCTAGGGAATCTTGCGCATGGatgttgtttatatatatatatatatatatatatatatatatatatatatatatatattttccttcTTAATGCTAGTATTAAACAACTCAAATTATGCatataaaaaaggaaaactGGGTCAGTTCAGTTTCCTGGGTACTCTGTTTTGCAATATTACAgaattaattaactaatcatCTGACTGGTACCTTAACCCAACCATTAGCAAAAGCAATGGCTAAGATGACAAAAGGTGTTGACATGCCAAATATGATTATGTAAGGGAGAGGTGTCTTCATTGgattctctccttctctttctcctGCTGTTTGCCAATACTGTTCTGGTTCTTCTTCTCTAGTTATAAATTTCCTCTTCCCCTTTGTCTTGatctctccatctccatctccacctcCTATGGATACAccaaatcaaacacataacTTCAAAGcccaaaacaccaaaaatagAAGGCAGAACCAAGATGGGTTCTGGTGATTTGCTTACCTAAGTTTGCTTGGACTCTGAAATGACAAAGCCTTGTTGTCTTTGGTGAAGTGAGATTGTGTGGCAGAAGAGATGGGGATTTTGGGTTTGAGAGGACTGGAATTTGGTTagtgagagaagaagagagagccTGAGCCACCCTTGATGCCATTTTCACTGAGCCTAAATCCCCTCTCTGCCTTGAGAGTTACATACATATATGGTCAATAGATTTTGGATATTgttgtggttgtggttgtggATGTGGTGGCACTGATATATGCAATGGCTACACCAACCTTATCTAGACAATCTATGTCCACATTGGCAACACATGTTGTAGTGGCACCATTTCTTTATATATTCAAATCtatatgaaaaaaagaaataaatatttttctttatatatcCAAATCTACATACAATATTAGCAAGGTAATGTCTTCATGATCATATCTAGGCAACTCAGCATTATTTTCTTAGCTAAGACAAACTTATCTAACATAATGAAAAATAAGTTTTcctctatttattttgtttgttatatTGGGAACAATTGTTGGGATTTAGTATAGAACCTGTTTTGTGAGCGGTGATCCACCCGAGAAGATTGTTGCGCATCCTGAGAGTGGATTTTCGGGAGACTTACTTTGCAGAGCGGAGGTGAAGACCGATACTTTTGGGGGTCCGGGGCTGGCCCCTagtgaatttttttgttaatgtATTTTTCAACCCAACTGATTAAGTAGGGTTAGGGTATATAATTGTGATTGTAACCCTGCAACCGTTATCTTGTATTTTTTCTCTGAAATAGTAAAAAACTCTCCACAACTCCAAGAACGTAAACACAATTGACCGAACCTCTTAAATTTCGATGTCTTATTTTGATTACTTTAATTTTCGCTGATTCTACGTTGTTAATACCGTTCCCAACAATAATTCCACAAGTAAAAGTAAAAGGGGGCATTGGTGCCATCATAATGAAAAGGCAGTCCTTcctcttcattattttttttatagcaataattttttaaaaatagtaaATATCAACGATGTTGAATTCaatattatatttgttgttgaataaaaaatagaattaatttaaaaaatgcatgaaaatTTTGAGTGATTCTAAGTCGTCGGATGCAAAGTGTATAATGtgttatattttttaaagatcTAAATCTAATAATTGAATATATGATGATCAATCAAAACCTTATACactttctatttattattttttataattttttttacaataacaGCCTACCCAATCTAAAATCAACCACCCAAGAATTGACGATATAGGGGGAGCTTCAATTCTCTATCAAAATCAAgttaaatcattaattaaaatgtgtgattgagtattttagtgttcataatgttataatatagtatattttaaaaaaatctaaatactaaattctaaCTACAAAATCTAAATCCTAGACTCTAAataccaaaaattaaaaattaaacccCAAACACTAATTCCTAACTTCTAAACtgtaatatgttatttttttaaaaaaataatcatgaTTAAGCATGAGTTTTGGGAGGGAATTGAAACCAAAATTGAAGATAGGAATTGAAGCAACTCCCATCCGAATTGAAGGGCTGCCAAAACTTGTTTTCCTACCAAGGCATGAATTGGTCATAGGCTCATAGTATAAGCCCGACTGCTTTAAGTAAACTCTATTCAATTCAAATACATATTACTGCATGACTATCTTTAATGTTGCATTTAATTACAAGTCAGACACCTAACCAACCCCCTCATTAGTCAACAATGATATTTTTGCTAATTAATTAGTAAAAAGGATTTGCTTAATTAATGGCCAACCTAACCTAAGGTCAATAAAGGAAAAAGATATTAAAAATATCTTATTTTTCAAGGATattaaaaatttgtttttcttccatttcttgTTGGAGGCGTTGTCGGCTTGTCAAGGTGACGGGCCTTGAAGTTTCCGTTTGTTTGAATTGTTTCCGCAACAGAGAAATTCCAATTACAACCTTGTGCTCATACTTCCCCACATTCTCCGCATAAAAGCAAGTCTTCCCCAGGAAACACCTCTCCAAGTCTTCGTCTCTTCTGCTCTGTTCTATTATTAATCTATTTCTTTCGTCAAAAATCTTCGAACCCTTCAAATTTTCTAGTCTGTCTGCGCGATTACTGTTGTTCTATGTTCGATAATCGCTTTGTACAGCATTTCCAGCATCTGATTCATTCTTGACCCTCGGGTTTTACTGGATTGTACTGTTTTTGGACCCCTTTTTGTCGAAGAGGTTTGGTGTGCAACTTTGTAGAGCTACGGTTCATGTTGGCGGGCTTGGATTTTGGGGAGTTGCTGATGCTCTGATCTTGGATTGGAGATTTTGAGGTTTTTGACACTTATCCTTCTGCTTATTCAATCTATTCTCAAATGGGTTGGTGATGTGTTTGATGCTTGACCTGCATTTGGGCATcaagttttgattttgatatctaTGGATGTTGCTGTAACTGCCAACAGACGTGTTTGACGATTTGTAATTGTGTGTTATCTGTTTGATGGCTATCAATTGCAAGAAAACTCGGATCAGAGATGCGGCTACTCGCCGTTTCTTGCCCGCAGTTTTGATTACATTGTTGGCGGTTTCGCTACTGATTGTTCTAATTGGAACAAATTCAGTGACCCATTTCGTGGCACCTTTAGTAGATGAAGTAGATGTGTATTTTGATGGAAGTTACAATTATTCACAGATTAAAGAAAAACTTAACCTCCCCCGGCAGAATAAGTTGTCTATTCGTTtggaaaagctaaaccagtTGCCCCCTAGAAATagagatttatacccaaatctaGCTAGGGATCACATAGTTATTGTACTATATGTACACAATCGGCCCCAGTATCTGAAAATAGTTGTAGAGAGCTTGTCTCAGGTGGTAGGAATTAGTGAGACTTTGCTGATAGTTAGCCATGACGGGtactttgaagaaatgaatatgATCGTGGAAAGTATTAAATTTTGTCAAGTGAAGCAGATATTTGCCACTTATTCGCCCCATGTATTTCCCAATAGTTTTCCTGGTGAATCACCTAATGACTGTAAGGATAAGGATGATGCAAGAAAGAAGCACTGTATTGGGACCCCTGATCAATATGGAAACCATAGGACAGGGAGGATAGTGTCGCTAAAGCACCATTGGTGGTGGATGATGAACACAGTGTGGGATGGATTGAAGGAGACCCGTGGGCGCATTGGTCATATTCTTTTCATAGAGGAGGACCATTTCATTTTTCCCAATGCGTATAGAAACTTACAAAGACTTGTAGCACTGAAACCTCAGAAATGCCCTGATTGCCATGCTGCAAATTTAGCCCCTCTTGATGTGAACTCAAGAGGAGAAGGGAGGGATACCTTAATTGCAGAGAGAATGGGAAATGTGGGCTATTCATTTAATCAAACAGTGTGGAGAAAAATTCATAGGAAGGCAAGAGAGTTTtgcttctttgatgattataatTGGGATATAACAATGTGGGCAACAGTTTATCCCTCATTTGGTGCTCCCGTTTATTCATTACGAGGGCCCCGTACTAGTGCAGTTCACTTTGGAAAGTGTGGTTTGCATCAGGGCCATCAGAAGAAAGGTGCTTGCATTGATAACGGTAAGGTTAAAATTCAGGTAGAAGATGCCGACAAGGTTCCCAACATTGTATCAGAATGGGGCGTGCAGGTCGATGAGCATCAGCAAGGGTATCAAGCTGGGTTCAAGGGGTGGGGAGGCTGGGGAGATGAGAGAGACCGCCAATTGTGCTCAAATTTTGCTCTCATGTATCACTCCACAAATATTGGTTCTACTGCCTGAAGACATGAGATTTGGCTCATTCCTATACTCCTTTTGTTGTATCAGGTGAGTTTTGGAAGATTTATTTGTAGCGGTTATATGTTtgtaatatctttttttttataaaactttttttttcataactgtTTAGAAATGAAATtagaattttcttttcattctggTGTATCTGTGCCTTTTTGCTGTTTTGGCGGAAGAGTTCGCCTTTTGGTAACATAGGAATTGCCCAATTTATTGAGCTATTTTCAGTGGACAAAATTTCTCTATTATTAGCGTAGACAACTACAAGCACGTACAAAATTTCTCTATGCATGAGTATGTGAAATGTAAAACAGATCTTTTCTTTGCATTTGCATGTATCCATGTGAActtatttgagagaaaatgtgTTATGCTCAATAATAGACACCTCATTCAGTTTTAACAATAGAGGTGAAAATATTCAGGTATTCATCTACTTACTTGCCTAACCTGGGGGAAAAAGTAATTAAATTTGTAAATTGTCTACTGTCAACTAATTGTTGAAAATTTAACTCACAGGTTCAACGAACATAGAACTTAGTTTTTAAGAAGCTTCATTTAAGATTGTTTTTTGTACTTAGACATGCTAAGGGGCTATGAACAATACCTTTTAGATTCTTTAACATAAGAAGGAACAAGCGAGTATAACTGTCAtaagtttattggcatcatgaATTCATATTGTAGGGATAAATTCCTGTGTAGGTCTGAAGTTGGAGGGAAATTCCTAGAGTCGCCCTTGATTACCCTTTGCTAGTTCTGCAAGATGAAAACGACGTCAAGTCAGGTACCAAACCTCAAGTATAGTAGATGAGGCGACTAGAGTTTCTAGGAATgcttactttcttcttctttggtttCTTCTTGTATACCCTGGTGCAGGCTTACCGTAGTTCTGCCTTTGGAGGATCGGGTCTTGACCTCCCCATGATCTTGCTCCATGTACCTCGCCTACTCTCATTTGGGCCATAGACATGGCCCTAATGTTTATCCCCCTTCACATATAATCATAAAGTGACATTTCAATGCTGATTTAGCAAGGATTGGGATATAAATGCATATTGGAAGGTGATTCTGTTTCGTTTCAGTAATCATTGCGGTGACTTTTAAACTTATGAACTAAGGGAAATATTGAaacaaaattgggaaaaaaaaagacaagaaaagccCTTATGTTGGATGGTGGAGTGATTGATTGTTTGTCTATTTCATGGAAAATCAAAGGCTTGATGGAAGTTATTTAGCA
This genomic interval carries:
- the LOC120007639 gene encoding alpha-1,6-mannosyl-glycoprotein 2-beta-N-acetylglucosaminyltransferase-like; protein product: MAINCKKTRIRDAATRRFLPAVLITLLAVSLLIVLIGTNSVTHFVAPLVDEVDVYFDGSYNYSQIKEKLNLPRQNKLSIRLEKLNQLPPRNRDLYPNLARDHIVIVLYVHNRPQYLKIVVESLSQVVGISETLLIVSHDGYFEEMNMIVESIKFCQVKQIFATYSPHVFPNSFPGESPNDCKDKDDARKKHCIGTPDQYGNHRTGRIVSLKHHWWWMMNTVWDGLKETRGRIGHILFIEEDHFIFPNAYRNLQRLVALKPQKCPDCHAANLAPLDVNSRGEGRDTLIAERMGNVGYSFNQTVWRKIHRKAREFCFFDDYNWDITMWATVYPSFGAPVYSLRGPRTSAVHFGKCGLHQGHQKKGACIDNGKVKIQVEDADKVPNIVSEWGVQVDEHQQGYQAGFKGWGGWGDERDRQLCSNFALMYHSTNIGSTA
- the LOC120007954 gene encoding SNF1-related protein kinase regulatory subunit beta-2-like, whose translation is MGNASGRKNEEGPSEVKDEEGGQQDMEFVRDEEHTSNRAVGMYAEPIFQSFPYGPIGYQLTFKATPQAPIVGIPRVGEVMHLSNYTSLRYTSYFNDAIDEKPSAVMITWSYGGNQVSVTGSWDNWERRELMYRSGQDFVILKKLPSGVYHYRFVVDEQFRYAPDLPWECDDSGAAFNILDVQDTVPDAPENLSEFKSPPSPESSYDNESLNEDFSKAPPEMPPQLLKAPIIEPSTTMVSHQSLPRPNHAVLNHLYVGNNQDNQPVAFTSTHRFRNKYVTVVLYKPPLFR
- the LOC120007988 gene encoding uncharacterized protein LOC120007988, producing MASRVAQALSSSLTNQIPVLSNPKSPSLLPHNLTSPKTTRLCHFRVQANLGGGDGDGEIKTKGKRKFITREEEPEQYWQTAGEREGENPMKTPLPYIIIFGMSTPFVILAIAFANGWVKVPVR